A window of Cucurbita pepo subsp. pepo cultivar mu-cu-16 chromosome LG06, ASM280686v2, whole genome shotgun sequence contains these coding sequences:
- the LOC111796636 gene encoding protein BFR2-like yields MKKCELCGQQARMFCESDQANLCWDCDENVHCANFLVAKHSRSLLCHACQSPTPWAASGRKLTPTVSVCEGCVEVHGGKCEEGRYLERRRDNEEEVDDGDDFDDGEGFGSYEGGDSEEDDDDDEEEEEDEDDEDGENQVVPWSCASSSSPPPPPTVTSSSEGEISTGAGVTSKRMRECDVDLESDDDIECSSARQSTRPFFNEEATSSSSHRPLKQARVTGPTQSPSTTTPDDEAYKADLKSISVVRSIQKLQNRPPTDINDASKMIFGICKMSRDQNR; encoded by the exons atgaaGAAGTGTGAGCTGTGTGGGCAGCAAGCGAGGATGTTCTGTGAGTCGGATCAGGCGAACCTGTGTTGGGACTGCGATGAGAATGTTCACTGTGCTAATTTTCTTGTTGCTAAACATTCTCGGAGCCTTCTTTGTCATGCGTGTCAGTCGCCGACTCCATGGGCGGCTTCTGGTCGGAAGCTTACGCCGACGGTTTCCGTGTGTGAAGGTTGTGTTGAAGTCCATGGTGGTAAATGCGAGGAAGGTAGATATCTTGAACGCCGTAGAGATAACGAGGAGGAAGTTGATGATGGTGATGATTTTGACGATGGTGAAGGTTTTGGGAGTTATGAGGGAGGTGATAGTGAGGAAGATGACGATGAcgatgaggaggaggaggaggacgaAGACGATGAGGATGGAGAAAACCAGGTGGTGCCGTGGTCTTGTGCATCGTCCTCGTCCCCACCACCGCCTCCGACAGTGACTTCTAGCAGCGAGGGAGAGATTTCAACCGGCGCTGGTGTCACATCGAAGCGTATGAGAGAGTGCGACGTCGATCTCGAATCTGAT GACGATATCGAGTGTTCTTCTGCGCGACAGAGTACAAGGCCATTTTTCAATGAGGAAGCGACTTCCTCGAGTTCCCATAGGCCACTGAAGCAAGCAAGAGTTACGGGGCCGACACAATCACCGAGCACCACCACACCGGACGATGAAGCTTATAAAGCAGATTTAAAATCCATATCTGTCGTTAGATCTATCCAGAAACTCCAGAATCGTCCGCCCACCGACATTAACGACGCTTCCAAAATGATTTTTGGGATATGCAAAATGAGTAGAGATCAGAATCGTTGA
- the LOC111796610 gene encoding receptor-like serine/threonine-protein kinase SD1-8, whose translation MKLGWDFENGIQRRLSAWKSSDDPSPGSLTMEMMNTNYPEPAMWNGSKEFMRSGPWNGLQFSAKPTSALPILVYSYVNNKSELSYSYEFINSSLIGRMVLNQTLTRREALIWSDSEKNWKLYATMPRDYCDTYGLCGAFGSCNIELTPACQCLKGFHPKVPEKWNLMDYADGCVRNKPLNCSSTDKIGFAQIPGLKLPDTQLTWVNESMSLNECRDKCLRNCSCVAFANTDIRGSGSGCAIWLGDLVDIKVVRRGGQDLYVRMLASELETKKKTSSVVVGVIIGATVLVIAGLVLIGFYIIRSKRRSLEGIGKDLGQQEDLELPFLDLATISNATDNFASYNKLGEGGFGAVFRGRLADGQEIAVKRLSSYSRQGTEEFKNEVILIAKLQHRNLVKLLGCCIEGDEKMLIYEYMPNNSLDSFIFDNDRKKLLDWSKRFNIICGVARGILYLHQDSRLRIIHRDLKASNVLLDIDMNPKISDFGMARTFGGDQTEGNTRRVVGTYGYMAPEYAIDGQFSIKSDVFSFGILLLEIVSGKKNRGIFRPNQALNLIGHAWKLWNEGKPLELVDASMGESYALSEVLRCIHVSLLCLQQHPEDRPTMSNVVLMLSSESTLAQPKQPGFYMETGPIEAYSHSSKNESSTNELTITLMEAR comes from the exons ATGAAGCTTGGATGGGATTTCGAAAATGGAATCCAACGCCGGTTATCAGCATGGAAAAGTTCCGATGACCCATCTCCGGGGAGTTTAACCATGGAAATGATGAACACGAACTACCCAGAACCGGCGATGTGGAATGGCTCGAAAGAGTTCATGAGGAGTGGACCATGGAACGGTCTTCAATTCAGCGCAAAACCCACATCGGCCTTACCGATTTTGGTCTACAGCTACGTAAACAACAAATCCGAGCTCTCTTACAGCTATGAATTCATAAACTCCTCATTAATCGGAAGAATGGTGCTGAATCAGACGCTGACGAGAAGAGAGGCATTGATATGGTCGGATTCTGAGAAGAATTGGAAGCTATATGCAACTATGCCGAGGGATTACTGCGACACCTACGGGCTTTGTGGCGCGTTTGGGAGCTGCAACATTGAGCTAACACCAGCTTGTCAATGTCTAAAAGGGTTTCATCCAAAAGTGCCTGAGAAGTGGAATTTGATGGATTATGCTGATGGGTGTGTAAGAAATAAGCCTTTGAATTGTTCTTCTACTGATAAAATTGGGTTTGCGCAGATTCCTGGGCTGAAATTGCCTGATACTCAGCTAACTTGGGTTAATGAAAGCATGAGCTTAAACGAGTGTAGAGACAAGTGTTTGAGGAACTGTTCTTGTGTGGCGTTTGCCAATACTGATATCAGGGGCTCAGGGAGTGGCTGTGCTATATGGCTTGGGGATCTTGTTGATATCAAAGTGGTTCGAAGAGGGGGCCAGGATTTGTATGTTAGGATGCTGGCTTCTGAATTGG agacgaagaagaagacgagctCGGTTGTCGTCGGCGTTATCATCGGAGCTACCGTTCTGGTGATTGCTGGTCTGGTTTTGATTGGGTTTTACATCATTAGAAGCAAGAGGAGAAGCCTTGAAG GAATAGGCAAGGATCTTGGACAGCAAGAAGACTTGGAGCTTCCCTTCTTGGACTTAGCAACTATATCCAATGCCACAGACAATTTTGCAAGCTACAATAAGCTCGGAGAAGGTGGCTTCGGTGCAGTTTTTCGG GGTAGGCTTGCAGATGGACAAGAAATTGCAGTAAAGAGACTTTCTAGCTATTCGAGACAAGGAACCGAAGAATTTAAGAACGAAGTGATACTCATTGCCAAACTTCAACATCGAAATCTCGTAAAACTTTTGGGTTGCTGCATCGAAGGGGACGAAAAGATGTTGATATACGAGTACATGCCCAACAATAGTTTGGACTCCTTCATATTTG ATAACGATAGAAAGAAGCTTTTAGATTGGTCGAAACGATTCAATATCATATGCGGAGTAGCTCGAGGGATTCTTTACCTTCATCAAGATTCGAGATTGAGGATTATACATAGAGATTTAAAAGCAAGTAATGTCTTGCTCGATATCGATATGAATCCGAAAATCTCGGATTTTGGAATGGCTAGAACGTTTGGAGGGGATCAAACCGAAGGAAATACTCGGAGAGTGGTCGGAACGTA TGGGTATATGGCACCAGAATACGCCATTGACGGACAGTTTTCCATCAAATCAGATGTCTTTAGTTTTGGGATTTTATTGTTGGAAATCGTAAGTGGAAAGAAGAATCGAGGAATTTTCCGCCCTAACCAAGCTCTCAACCTTATTGGACAC GCATGGAAGTTGTGGAATGAAGGAAAACCATTAGAGTTGGTCGATGCAAGCATGGGAGAATCTTATGCTCTATCTGAAGTGTTACGATGCATTCATGTTAGTCTTTTGTGCTTGCAACAGCATCCCGAGGATAGACCGACCATGTCGAATGTGGTATTAATGCTAAGTAGTGAGAGTACCTTGGCACAACCGAAACAACCAGGATTTTACATGGAAACGGGTCCTATTGAAGCATATTCACATTCTAGCAAGAACGAATCTTCTACTAATGAATTAACTATTACCCTCATGGAGGCTCGATAA